The Phaeocystidibacter marisrubri genomic interval TTGAATGGTGAAGAGCTGATTGTCCGAGTAAATTCCTTCGTATTCGTCGGTTTGGGTAGAATCAAGGCGTTGATTAATGATATTCGTCCAGAACCGAAGTTGTTGGTTGTTGTCGTAAATGAAGTATCCTGAGGTAGCTAAGCCACCATAAATGATCGGAACTTTCCACCATTTATCGTTGTAAATCTGTCCGCCGCCTGGGATCAAACTCAGGAGAGTGGCTTTGGTAGGGGAGTGCCCTGTATCTTCTTCCACCTCCGTCTTGGGAGCCTCTAAGTCGCTGGATTGTCCAAATCGGAAGAGATTGGGGTCGGCTTCCAAGTTGGGCAATTCGTGGATAGAATCGTTTTCGGTTTCTCCCTCTTCTACTTGAGCGGTGCCAGAAAACGACAACAGCAGCACAAAGGCCGCTGTCAAAAAGGGTAGGATGTTATTCGAATGTCTCAACGGTTGATCAACTCAAGGATTCGTTCTAAATCTCGATCGGAATCGAACTTAATAACGAGACTTCCTTTGCCTTTCGCATTTCTCTTCACCTCAACATTGGAATCGAAGTATCCGGCCAATTGGCTGCGGATATCGCGAATGGCAGGTGGAAGTTCATCCTGAACCGGTTTTGATTCTGGTTTAGGGTCTTTCATCTGACGTACGCGTTCTTCTACTTGACGTACGCTCAAGTCTTCCGCAATGATGTCGCGGTAAATCTTGAGTTGTTCCGTTTCATCTTCAATATTCACCAAGGCACGAGCGTGTCCCATGCTCAACATTCTATCGCGGATACCCGCTTGAATGAGCGGTTGAAGTTTGAGTAGACGAAGGTAATTTGTAACGGTAGAACGCTTTTTCCCAACACGATCGCTCATTTGCTCCTGTGTAAGGTTACATTCTTCGATAAGTCGCTTGTAGCTCAATGCTATTTCAATGGCATCGAGGTCTTGACGTTGGATATTTTCCACCAAGGCCATCTCCAACATCGCCTGATCATCTGCCAAGCGAATGTAGGCAGGGATTGCCTTGAGTCCGGCCAATTTACTGGCGCGGAATCTTCGCTCACCTGAAATGAGCTGGTATTCGTTGAATCCAACTTTGCGAACGGTAATCGGTTGAACAATCCCCAATTCGCTAATGGAATTCGATAAATCCTCCAAGGCCTCTTTGTCAAAATGCGTACGAGGCTGGAATGGATTTACTTCAATACTGTCAATATCAATCTCCGCAATATGACCTACCACTTCTGGTGCGCGTTCATCTTGTGCTGAACTCACATCTGACGATGGATCTTTGAGGAGGGCGGAAAGTCCCTTTCCGAGTGCGGGCTTTTTCTTTGCGGTCATCTTATGCTTCTGCAGTTGCTTTTTGGGCGCTGCCGTTACGCGACAGGAATTCGCGGGCTAAATTAAGATAATTCACCGCTCCATTGCTCGTTGCATCGTACATGATGATGGATTCACCAAAGCTAGGAGCTTCACTCAAGCGCACATTGCGTTGAATGATGGTGTCGAATACCATTTGTTGAAAGTGATTCTTCACTTCGTCTACTACTTGATTGCTCAAGCGCAAACGCTGATCGTACATGGTAAGCAGTAGCCCTTCAATATCGAGATCGGGGTTGTGCAATTGTTGAATGCTCTTGATGGTGTTGAGTAGCTTACCCAAACCTTCGAGTGCAAAATATTCACATTGAATAGGAACAATGACTGAATCGGCTGCAGTAAGAGCATTAATGGTAATCAAACCGAGTGAAGGCGCGCAGTCGATTAGAATTACATCGTAAGCTTCGCGAACGTTCTTCAATGCTGATTTGAGCATGTACTCGCGACGATCTTTGTCTACCAATTCGATTTCTACGGCAACCAAATCTAGGTGAGCCGGAACCAAGTCTACATTTGGAGTTTCCGTTTTGAGGATGATATCCTTAACGTCAGCCTCGTGTTCGATGGCTTGGTAGGTTCCGAGTTGGATATTGTCTGGATCGAAACCCAAAGCAGAGGTTGCGTTTGCCTGTGGATCTGCATCAATCAACAATACCTTTTGCTCCAAAACGCCCAGTGATGCAGCTAAGTTTACTGCAGTTGTCGTTTTTCCTACACCGCCTTTTTGATTCGCTATTGCAACGATTTTACCCATTCTCGGTTATATTTCTGAATTTCGCCTTTTATCTCTTGCACAGAGAGGTGTTGTGAACTTCATCCGTGATCGAAATTAGGTTGACACACCTCTTTTTGAGACCGGATAAAAGTACAAAAGTCATTTGGGGGCAAAAGGTAAGAATCGCCTCACGTGACCGAATTTTATGAACAGATATCTCGATTTTCGATGATCACAATTATATGCGCAACCAACCGTCCGAAGAACCAAACACTTAAGGTGGTTTCAACTTACGAAAGACTCCTGAAAGAAGCGGGGGAAGACCCCATTATTTTCCGAATGGATGAATTGCCCAACGATTTTATTGTTTCGGACTTGTTTGGACAAAGAAGTGCAGAAGTAGAGGCGTTGTTGGAAAGCAAAATCATACCTGCCAAACGCTTTATCATCATTGCTCCAGAGTACAATGGCAGTTACCCCGGAATTTTTAAAACTTTCTTAGACGGTGTAGATCCTGCTATGTGGGTAGGGAAAAAGGTCGCTTTGGTTGGCGTTGCCACCGGAAGAGCGGGAAACCTTCGAGGAATGGATCACCTCACGGGAGTGTTGCACTATTTAAAGATGGAGGTATTCTCCAACAAGGTTCCCATTTCCAGATTACACGATCTCCTCGATGAAGATGACACGATTGTAGACGATGAAACACTTCGGGTACTCCAATTGCAGATGGATGGGTTTATGAGGTTTTAGATAACTGGTTCCAACACCGCACGCAGTACTCCGACTCCACAACACTCTCCCTAAGTACCATTTGTCACATAACCCTTGGCACCTCAGGGCTACTTTTACGTGTTTAACCACTTAGCCTGACTGCCATGAACCTTACTTTTCACGGTGTTCGTTCGATTTTAGCTGCGTTTATGATAACCCTTTCCACAGGGTCTATAGCGCAAACTGTACCCTTCGAAGTCCGTTTACATCCTATTTCCATTCCCAATCTAGGAGGACTCCAATCCTATGCCTTTGGTCAGGCAAATGGAAAATGGCTGATTGTGGGAGGACGACTAGATGGATTGCACAGACGACAACCGTGGGCCTCTTTCGATGTTGCCGGGCACAATAATCAGTTGATGGTTATTGACCCTGTAGGGTTACAAGTGTGGACCGCTTCACTATTGAGTTTGCCAGCTTCCATTCGTGAGCAATTGAGCTCAACGAATATGGAACACTATCAAGAAGGAGATTACTTGTATTGTTTAGGAGGCTATGGCTACAGCGCCACTCAGGCTGCCCATACTACCTACGACAAACTGACTGCGATACACGTTCCCAATGTGATCAATGCTGTGATCAATAACACCTCTTTCACCAGTGATATCCGCCAAATTACAGATGCTCAGTTTCAAGTGACGGGAGGTCAGCTTAGGAAGATCAATGACACCTACTATCTTTTAGGGGGGCAAAAGTTTTTGGGGAGTTACAATCCCATGGGGCCGAACCACGGACCTGGTTTTACACAGGTTTATACCAATGCGATTCGGAAGTTTAAATTGACGGACGATGGTACAACGTTGGTAGTTAATCACTTGACAGCCTACGTAAGCAGTGCCGATCTACATCGCCGTGACTACAATGCAGAACCCCAAATATTACCCAATGGAGAGCAAGGGGTGACGATGTTTTCTGGTGTTTTTCAAGTCCATGCAGACATTCCTTATCTAAGCTCGGTAACCGTTGATTCTACAGGTTTTGCGGTAGACGCTGGATTCCAACAATATTACAATCACTACCATTGTCCAACATTGCCCTTGTATTCGTCTAGTCAGAATGAGATGCACACTGTGTTTTTTGGTGGAATTGCACAGTATTACGACCAAGCAGGAACCTTGGTTCAAGACAATAATGTTCCTTTTGTGAAGACTATTGCTCGGGTAACTAGAGAGGCCAATGGCACGATGACTGAATACAAACTCCCCGTTGAAATGCCTGCCCTTCTTGGCGCAGGGGCTGAGTTCATTCCGAATATAAACTTCCCACATTTTAGCAATTTTGTTTTTGAGTTGGATAGCTTGACCCAGGACAGTGTACTTGTGGGGTATATCTACGGAGGCATTTCAAGTTCACAGCCCAATATTTTCTTTGTGAACGATGGTTCGCAAAGTGCAGCCAGTGCGCAGATCTATGCCGTATATCTCTCACTTCCAAAATCAGTAGGTGTGGATGAGATAAATCCGTCAAGTAACGATCCATTGCAATTTGAGCTCTATCCCAATCCCAGTTCTGGAAAGCTCAACTTACGCTTTCACCTCCAAGAGAGTCAAACCGTAGCACTGCGTCTCCACGATGCTTACGGAAAACTGATCGAATCCAACGAACTTCTTCAAGTTGCGATTGGGGAGAATCACATTGAGCACTCATTCAGCGAGCTTAAAAGTGGGGGAGTGTACTTTGTTACTCTTGTAGTTGGAGATGTGGAAGTCAGAAGAAAGTTGATACTGGAGTGATAAGTGCTACTTTCGTGAAAGATGAATCTAGCTTCTCTCTTTTTGACTCGCAGCCCTAAGCGATTGATATTTTTCGCATTGTTGCCTTTGTTGATTGGCTTCGGCGTGTTTTTGATCACCGCTCGAAGTGTATCTCCTATGGTGGGTTACGCTATTTTATTGTTCTCAGCGGCTCTCTCGCAAACAGCCTTCATTCTTTATACAACCGCACTATCTTTCTGGATTTCAGGAAGGAGTATACCTTTAATAGTCACCACCTCTTTCAATGTTGTATGTCAATTTTGGATCATCGTGTTCCTTGTTCTACAAGTTGATGGAGGCAAAATGCTCTTTGCGTTCGCTCAAATGGTTCAAATTATCTGGAGTTCAATTGTGACTCATAGATGGTTGACATCAGAAGGGCAGAAATATGGCATTCTAGATTTTATTATTACGACATGCGTAACTGCCATTCCACTTGTTGGAGCATGGAACCTGCATTGGAGAGGGCGGTTATTGCAGAGTTGAACGTTCGGTTTACTAAGTATTATGTTGTGGTTCTTATGGTTTGAATTGCCTAATTCTACCATTTGGAGTTCGATGCCCATTTAATCAAATGACAATAGTTTTTCTTTTTGCAGTTTTGATCTTAGCGCTCAATTTTCTTCCAGGACTTTGGAAAGAGCGACTAGTTGGGGTTGAAAAGTACATTTGGGTCTTGTGGCTAGGGCTGTCACTCATTTATATCCTTTTGGTCTTCGGGATGCTCCATTTAAAGGTAGAGCCTCGTGGAGCGTACACTAAGCAAGTCGTTTCACTCATGTTAGCTGCTCTAACTGTCATAATCTTTGCCACATTGCGTAATACTTGGAAGAAGATTGGATTTATTGCGATTGCCCTCCCGCTACTTTTCATCCAAGCCATCATCTTTCCAGTAGGGGTAACCACTTTGTCTTTACCGATTTCCAACAATAGGAGTGTAGAATTACTGTCGGGTGGATTCATTGCATGTGGTGAATCGATTCGAGTAGTTGAGTACAAATATCTCCTCTTCAAAAAAGAGGTTTTTGAGAACAGTTCTCTGTGTTTAACGGGAGTTGACAAATTGGAATTAGGTGATGCTGAAGGAGAGGTCCTCATTTATCATTCTGGTGAATTTGATGTTGAGAATCCTTATCGGTATCTATTACCAAGCAC includes:
- a CDS encoding DUF5683 domain-containing protein — encoded protein: MTAAFVLLLSFSGTAQVEEGETENDSIHELPNLEADPNLFRFGQSSDLEAPKTEVEEDTGHSPTKATLLSLIPGGGQIYNDKWWKVPIIYGGLATSGYFIYDNNQQLRFWTNIINQRLDSTQTDEYEGIYSDNQLFTIQNSYRRYRDLSIIITVAIYGLQILDANVDAHLYNFDVSDDISLHWEPTFVADPRLGAVYGASFRIRF
- a CDS encoding ParB/RepB/Spo0J family partition protein is translated as MTAKKKPALGKGLSALLKDPSSDVSSAQDERAPEVVGHIAEIDIDSIEVNPFQPRTHFDKEALEDLSNSISELGIVQPITVRKVGFNEYQLISGERRFRASKLAGLKAIPAYIRLADDQAMLEMALVENIQRQDLDAIEIALSYKRLIEECNLTQEQMSDRVGKKRSTVTNYLRLLKLQPLIQAGIRDRMLSMGHARALVNIEDETEQLKIYRDIIAEDLSVRQVEERVRQMKDPKPESKPVQDELPPAIRDIRSQLAGYFDSNVEVKRNAKGKGSLVIKFDSDRDLERILELINR
- a CDS encoding ParA family protein — encoded protein: MGKIVAIANQKGGVGKTTTAVNLAASLGVLEQKVLLIDADPQANATSALGFDPDNIQLGTYQAIEHEADVKDIILKTETPNVDLVPAHLDLVAVEIELVDKDRREYMLKSALKNVREAYDVILIDCAPSLGLITINALTAADSVIVPIQCEYFALEGLGKLLNTIKSIQQLHNPDLDIEGLLLTMYDQRLRLSNQVVDEVKNHFQQMVFDTIIQRNVRLSEAPSFGESIIMYDATSNGAVNYLNLAREFLSRNGSAQKATAEA
- a CDS encoding NADPH-dependent FMN reductase — protein: MITIICATNRPKNQTLKVVSTYERLLKEAGEDPIIFRMDELPNDFIVSDLFGQRSAEVEALLESKIIPAKRFIIIAPEYNGSYPGIFKTFLDGVDPAMWVGKKVALVGVATGRAGNLRGMDHLTGVLHYLKMEVFSNKVPISRLHDLLDEDDTIVDDETLRVLQLQMDGFMRF
- a CDS encoding T9SS type A sorting domain-containing protein, with product MNLTFHGVRSILAAFMITLSTGSIAQTVPFEVRLHPISIPNLGGLQSYAFGQANGKWLIVGGRLDGLHRRQPWASFDVAGHNNQLMVIDPVGLQVWTASLLSLPASIREQLSSTNMEHYQEGDYLYCLGGYGYSATQAAHTTYDKLTAIHVPNVINAVINNTSFTSDIRQITDAQFQVTGGQLRKINDTYYLLGGQKFLGSYNPMGPNHGPGFTQVYTNAIRKFKLTDDGTTLVVNHLTAYVSSADLHRRDYNAEPQILPNGEQGVTMFSGVFQVHADIPYLSSVTVDSTGFAVDAGFQQYYNHYHCPTLPLYSSSQNEMHTVFFGGIAQYYDQAGTLVQDNNVPFVKTIARVTREANGTMTEYKLPVEMPALLGAGAEFIPNINFPHFSNFVFELDSLTQDSVLVGYIYGGISSSQPNIFFVNDGSQSAASAQIYAVYLSLPKSVGVDEINPSSNDPLQFELYPNPSSGKLNLRFHLQESQTVALRLHDAYGKLIESNELLQVAIGENHIEHSFSELKSGGVYFVTLVVGDVEVRRKLILE